The Streptomyces phaeolivaceus genome has a window encoding:
- a CDS encoding MFS transporter → MTQTADDASIGGTAGTADSRSAAADSLPTGVHPGPEDARPRPGRDRGHGRGRGRGRIHRAWFVAAVTFVTIIGAAAFRSLPGLLIDPLHEEFDWSRGTIASAVSINLALYGLTAPFAAALMDRFGIRRVVAVALTVIAVGAGSTVWMTSAWQLMLCWGLLVGLGSGSMALAFAATVTDRWFTERRGLVSGILTAASASGQLIFLPLLSWIVSEHGWRPASVTVALAALAVVPFVWLLLRDHPAEVGLKPYGAKEFVPKPGPVRGAARRAVTVLFSAMRTGPFWLLAGTFAICGASTNGLIQTHFVPAAHDHGMPITAAASLLAVIGVFDVLGTIASGWFTDRFDSRRLLAVYYAFRGVSLLFLPMLLAPSVHLPMVFFIVFYGLDWVATVPPTMALCREHYGEDSAIVFGWVLASHQVGAALVAFLGGLARDTFGSYDVVWYASGALCAAAALMALVIRRRPVGKTGGTAGAVATA, encoded by the coding sequence ATGACCCAGACAGCCGACGACGCGTCGATCGGCGGTACCGCCGGTACCGCCGACTCCCGTAGTGCCGCCGCCGACTCCCTCCCCACCGGCGTCCACCCGGGCCCCGAGGACGCCCGCCCTCGCCCCGGCCGTGATCGGGGTCATGGCCGGGGGCGCGGCCGGGGCCGTATCCACCGCGCCTGGTTCGTCGCCGCCGTCACCTTCGTGACGATCATCGGGGCGGCGGCCTTCCGTTCGCTGCCGGGGCTGTTGATCGATCCGCTGCACGAGGAGTTCGACTGGTCGCGCGGCACGATCGCGTCGGCGGTCTCGATCAACCTCGCGCTGTACGGGCTGACGGCCCCCTTCGCCGCCGCGCTGATGGACCGCTTCGGTATCCGCCGGGTCGTCGCGGTGGCGTTGACGGTGATCGCGGTCGGCGCCGGTTCGACGGTGTGGATGACCTCGGCCTGGCAGCTGATGCTCTGCTGGGGCCTGCTGGTGGGGCTGGGCTCCGGTTCGATGGCGCTGGCGTTCGCGGCGACCGTCACCGACCGCTGGTTCACCGAGCGGCGCGGCCTGGTCTCGGGCATCCTGACCGCCGCCTCGGCGTCCGGGCAGCTGATCTTCCTGCCGCTGCTGTCGTGGATCGTCTCGGAGCACGGCTGGCGGCCGGCCTCCGTCACCGTGGCCCTCGCCGCGCTGGCCGTCGTCCCCTTCGTCTGGCTGCTGCTGCGCGACCACCCGGCGGAGGTGGGGCTGAAGCCGTACGGGGCGAAGGAGTTCGTGCCGAAGCCGGGGCCGGTGCGGGGCGCGGCGCGGCGGGCGGTGACGGTGCTGTTCTCGGCGATGCGGACCGGGCCGTTCTGGCTGCTGGCCGGGACGTTCGCGATCTGCGGCGCCTCCACCAACGGTCTCATCCAGACCCACTTCGTTCCCGCCGCCCACGACCACGGCATGCCCATCACGGCGGCGGCCTCGCTGCTGGCGGTCATCGGCGTCTTCGACGTCCTCGGCACGATCGCCTCGGGCTGGTTCACGGACCGCTTCGACTCACGGCGGCTGCTGGCGGTGTACTACGCGTTCCGGGGTGTCTCGCTCCTCTTCCTCCCGATGCTGCTCGCGCCCTCCGTGCATCTCCCGATGGTCTTCTTCATCGTCTTCTACGGCCTCGACTGGGTCGCCACCGTCCCGCCCACCATGGCCCTGTGCCGGGAGCACTACGGCGAGGACAGCGCCATCGTCTTCGGCTGGGTGCTCGCCTCCCACCAGGTCGGCGCCGCCCTCGTCGCCTTCCTCGGCGGCCTCGCCCGCGACACCTTCGGCTCGTACGACGTCGTCTGGTACGCCTCGGGCGCGCTGTGCGCGGCGGCGGCACTGATGGCGCTGGTGATCCGGCGGCGACCGGTGGGGAAGACGGGCGGGACGGCGGGAGCGGTGGCGACGGCCTGA
- a CDS encoding GlxA family transcriptional regulator, whose amino-acid sequence MTVEPTTEPTTGPTTGLTPRHRVVVLALDGLLPFELGIPQRIFGKARDAAGRSLYDIVTCSIRPPGPVETDADFEILVANGPETLATADTVVVPASYELGPVYEEGVLTPELAAALAHIRPGTRLVSICTGGYVLAAAGCLDGRPATTHWYHAEHFQRLFPKVRVDADVLFVDDGDVLTSAGVASGIDLCLHLVRRDHGTGVANDVARRTVVPPHRDGGQAQYVKRPLPEPQAPTTTAARAWALARLHEPIQLRDMAAQESMSVRTFTRRFREEAGISPGQWLTRQRVERARHLLESTDLTIDQIAQDAGFGTAQSMRQHLQGALGVTPTTYRRTFRHSRT is encoded by the coding sequence ATGACCGTCGAGCCGACCACCGAGCCGACCACCGGGCCGACCACCGGGCTCACCCCCCGCCACCGCGTCGTCGTACTCGCCCTCGACGGACTGCTCCCCTTCGAACTCGGCATCCCGCAGCGCATCTTCGGCAAGGCGCGGGACGCGGCGGGGCGGTCGCTGTACGACATCGTCACCTGCTCGATCCGGCCGCCCGGCCCGGTGGAGACGGACGCCGACTTCGAGATCCTCGTCGCGAACGGCCCGGAGACCCTCGCCACCGCCGACACCGTCGTGGTCCCCGCCTCGTACGAGCTGGGCCCGGTCTACGAGGAGGGCGTCCTCACCCCCGAACTGGCCGCCGCCCTCGCCCACATCCGCCCCGGCACCCGGCTGGTCTCCATCTGCACCGGCGGCTACGTCCTGGCCGCGGCCGGCTGTCTCGACGGCCGCCCGGCGACCACCCACTGGTACCACGCCGAGCACTTCCAGCGGCTCTTCCCGAAGGTACGGGTCGACGCGGACGTCCTCTTCGTGGACGACGGCGACGTCCTCACCTCGGCGGGCGTCGCGTCCGGGATCGACCTGTGCCTGCATCTCGTACGCCGCGACCACGGCACCGGCGTCGCCAACGACGTGGCCCGGCGCACGGTCGTACCCCCGCACCGGGACGGCGGCCAGGCCCAGTACGTCAAGCGCCCCCTGCCCGAGCCGCAGGCACCGACCACGACCGCCGCGCGCGCGTGGGCGCTGGCCCGCCTCCACGAGCCGATCCAGCTCCGTGACATGGCCGCACAGGAGTCCATGTCCGTGCGCACCTTCACCCGCCGCTTCCGCGAGGAGGCCGGCATCAGCCCCGGCCAGTGGCTCACCCGGCAACGCGTCGAACGCGCCCGCCACCTCCTGGAATCCACCGACCTCACCATCGACCAGATCGCCCAGGACGCGGGCTTCGGCACGGCCCAGTCCATGCGCCAGCACTTGCAGGGCGCACTGGGGGTGACCCCGACGACCTACCGCCGCACTTTCCGCCACAGCCGTACGTGA
- a CDS encoding Zn-dependent alcohol dehydrogenase: protein MRGVVFDGKRAEVVDDLDVRRPGPGEVLVAVSAAGLCHSDLSVVDGTIPFPVPVVLGHEGAGVVEEVGAGVRHVRPGDHVALSTLANCGACADCDRGRPTMCRRAVGRPTRPFTRGGREVFQFAANSAFAERTVVKAVQAVRIPDDIPLTSAALIGCGVLTGVGAVLNRARVDRGESVVVIGAGGIGLNVVQGARIAGATRIVAVDANPEKEGVARRFGATHFLTSVAGVRDILPTGADHAFECVGRVELIRQAIDLLDRHGQAILLGVPAATAEASFLVSSLYLDKSILGCRYGSARPQRDIALYADLYREGRLLLDELVTATYPIEDFTKAAEDAGEGRVARAVLTF from the coding sequence ATGCGCGGAGTGGTGTTCGACGGGAAACGGGCCGAGGTCGTCGACGACCTGGACGTACGGCGGCCGGGCCCCGGTGAGGTGCTGGTGGCGGTCTCGGCCGCCGGGCTCTGCCACAGCGATCTGTCGGTGGTGGACGGGACCATCCCCTTCCCGGTCCCCGTGGTGCTCGGGCACGAGGGCGCGGGGGTCGTCGAGGAGGTGGGCGCGGGGGTCCGGCACGTCCGCCCCGGGGACCATGTCGCCCTGTCCACCCTCGCCAACTGCGGGGCCTGCGCCGACTGCGACCGGGGCCGGCCGACCATGTGCCGGCGGGCCGTCGGGCGGCCCACCCGGCCGTTCACGCGGGGCGGGCGGGAGGTGTTCCAGTTCGCCGCGAACTCCGCCTTCGCGGAGCGGACGGTGGTCAAGGCCGTGCAGGCGGTACGGATACCGGACGACATCCCGCTGACCTCCGCCGCGCTGATCGGGTGCGGGGTGCTGACCGGGGTGGGGGCGGTGCTCAACCGGGCGCGTGTCGACCGGGGGGAGAGCGTCGTCGTGATCGGGGCCGGGGGGATCGGGCTCAATGTGGTGCAGGGGGCGCGGATCGCGGGGGCGACGCGGATCGTCGCCGTGGACGCCAATCCGGAGAAGGAGGGGGTGGCACGGCGGTTCGGTGCCACGCACTTCCTCACCTCCGTGGCCGGGGTGCGGGACATCCTGCCCACCGGCGCGGACCACGCGTTCGAGTGCGTCGGCCGGGTCGAACTCATCCGCCAGGCGATCGACCTCCTCGACCGGCACGGGCAGGCGATCCTGCTCGGCGTCCCGGCCGCCACCGCCGAGGCGTCCTTCCTCGTCTCCTCCCTCTACCTGGACAAGTCCATCCTGGGCTGCCGCTACGGCTCGGCCCGGCCACAGCGGGACATCGCGCTGTACGCCGACCTCTACCGTGAGGGGCGACTGTTACTGGACGAACTGGTCACCGCCACCTATCCGATCGAGGACTTCACGAAGGCGGCCGAGGACGCGGGGGAGGGGCGGGTGGCGCGGGCGGTGCTCACGTTCTGA
- a CDS encoding acyl-CoA dehydrogenase family protein, giving the protein MDFGFGEEDEAFRAEVRAWLGAHAGARAERRAWERTLGAAGWIGLGWEEDGYGNRTATLTQQVVWAEEYARADVPARSGHIGEKLLAPTLIAFGSEEQKRRFLPAIARGDELWCQGYSEPGAGSDLAGVRTRAERAEDGASYRITGQKIWTSLAHEADWCFVLARTEAGSARHHGLSLLLVPMDQPGRIEVRPIRQLTGTSEFNEVFFDGAHARAEHVVGGDGNGWRVAMGLLGFERGVSTLAQQIGFEAELGDVVRAAVDSGAVDDLVVRDRLVRQWAELKVMRWNALRTLGGAAGGAEPGAPSVAKLLWGRWHRRLGELAMEARGAGAAVGPREWSAESYVLDPFQYLFLFSRADTIYGGSDEVQRTIIAERVLGLPREPRG; this is encoded by the coding sequence ATGGACTTCGGGTTCGGGGAAGAGGACGAGGCGTTCCGGGCGGAGGTCAGGGCCTGGCTGGGGGCGCACGCCGGGGCGCGCGCGGAGCGGCGCGCGTGGGAGCGGACGCTCGGCGCCGCCGGGTGGATCGGGCTCGGGTGGGAGGAGGACGGGTACGGCAACCGGACGGCCACGCTCACCCAGCAGGTCGTATGGGCGGAGGAGTACGCACGGGCCGACGTACCCGCCCGGTCGGGCCACATCGGCGAGAAGCTGCTCGCGCCGACGCTGATCGCGTTCGGGAGCGAGGAGCAGAAGCGGCGGTTCCTGCCGGCCATCGCGCGCGGCGACGAACTGTGGTGCCAGGGATACAGCGAACCCGGTGCCGGGTCGGACCTCGCCGGCGTACGGACCAGGGCGGAACGGGCGGAGGACGGGGCGTCGTACCGGATCACCGGGCAGAAGATCTGGACCTCGCTCGCCCATGAGGCCGACTGGTGCTTCGTGCTGGCCCGTACCGAGGCCGGGTCCGCCCGCCACCACGGACTGTCGTTGCTGCTCGTGCCGATGGACCAGCCGGGGCGGATCGAGGTGCGGCCGATCCGGCAGCTGACCGGGACCAGCGAGTTCAACGAGGTGTTCTTCGACGGGGCGCACGCCCGCGCGGAGCATGTCGTCGGGGGCGACGGCAACGGCTGGCGGGTGGCCATGGGGCTGCTCGGCTTCGAGCGCGGGGTGTCGACCCTCGCGCAACAGATCGGGTTCGAGGCGGAGTTGGGGGATGTCGTACGGGCCGCCGTGGACAGCGGGGCCGTGGACGACCTCGTCGTACGGGACCGGCTCGTACGGCAGTGGGCGGAGCTGAAGGTCATGCGGTGGAACGCCCTGCGGACGCTCGGCGGGGCGGCAGGGGGCGCGGAGCCGGGCGCGCCGAGCGTGGCCAAGTTGCTGTGGGGACGGTGGCACCGGCGGCTCGGGGAGCTGGCGATGGAGGCGCGGGGCGCGGGGGCGGCGGTCGGGCCCCGGGAGTGGTCGGCGGAGTCGTACGTGCTCGATCCGTTCCAGTACCTGTTTCTGTTCAGTCGGGCCGACACGATCTACGGCGGTTCGGACGAGGTGCAGCGCACGATCATCGCCGAGCGGGTGCTCGGTCTGCCGAGGGAGCCGAGAGGCTGA
- a CDS encoding SDR family NAD(P)-dependent oxidoreductase produces MGNFLAGKVVAVTGAGRGIGRAVAVGAAAEGARVVVNDYGVSVDGSDPTSSVADTVVKEIEAAGGEAVAVADDVSTMAGGQRVVDTAVQTYGRIDGVVCVAGILRERMLFNMAEEEWDPVIATHLKGTFTVFRAASAVMRQQRAGTLIGFTSGNHQGSVSQANYSAAKGGIISLVRSAALGLHRYGVTANAVAPVARTRMSAGVPMELTEIGEPEDVAAFVVYLLSDRAREERITGQVYTVAGPKIAVWAQPGELRSAYAEEGWTPERIAEVLPGSVGVDPMPMLERVEGMARAAAAGERPNA; encoded by the coding sequence GTGGGGAACTTCTTGGCAGGCAAGGTCGTCGCCGTCACGGGCGCGGGGCGGGGGATCGGCCGGGCGGTCGCCGTCGGCGCCGCCGCCGAGGGCGCGCGGGTCGTCGTCAACGACTACGGCGTCTCCGTCGACGGCTCGGATCCCACCAGTTCCGTCGCCGACACCGTCGTCAAGGAGATCGAGGCGGCCGGGGGCGAGGCGGTCGCCGTCGCCGACGACGTCTCCACGATGGCCGGGGGACAGCGGGTCGTGGACACGGCGGTCCAGACGTACGGGCGGATCGACGGGGTCGTGTGCGTCGCCGGGATCCTGCGGGAGCGGATGCTGTTCAACATGGCCGAGGAGGAGTGGGATCCGGTGATCGCCACCCATCTCAAGGGCACGTTCACGGTGTTCCGGGCCGCGTCCGCCGTCATGCGGCAGCAGCGGGCCGGGACGTTGATCGGGTTCACCAGCGGCAACCACCAGGGGTCCGTCTCCCAGGCCAACTACAGCGCGGCCAAGGGCGGGATCATCTCGCTCGTGCGGAGCGCGGCGCTCGGACTGCACCGGTACGGGGTGACCGCGAACGCGGTGGCGCCGGTCGCGCGTACGCGGATGTCCGCCGGGGTGCCGATGGAGCTGACCGAGATCGGTGAACCGGAGGATGTAGCCGCGTTCGTGGTGTATCTGCTGTCCGACCGGGCTCGGGAGGAGCGGATCACGGGGCAGGTGTACACGGTGGCCGGGCCGAAGATCGCGGTGTGGGCCCAGCCGGGTGAGCTGCGCTCGGCCTACGCGGAGGAGGGGTGGACGCCGGAGAGGATCGCGGAGGTGCTGCCGGGTTCTGTGGGGGTGGATCCGATGCCGATGCTGGAGCGGGTGGAGGGGATGGCTCGGGCTGCGGCGGCGGGGGAGCGGCCTAACGCGTGA
- a CDS encoding cyclase family protein, which produces MSSPTEFAAFTEIAKRVNNWGRWGPDDEIGTLNLITDEVVREAAASVRSGRRVPLALPLQQDGVQTGMMPGRVNPLHAMVQINQEIFGPGTVACSDDAVTMGLQSATHWDALTHVSHSGRIYNGRPADTITPHGGAAFAGIDKARHIVSRGVLLDIPRALGLADDRLPGSHAVTPEDLDAAEELAGTRVRAGDIVLVRTGQIRAYLAGDKHAYAFPSPGLSLRTPEWFHARDVAAVANDTLTFEIFPPEVEDLWLPVHALDLVEMGMPQGQNWNLEELSTACGQAGRYDFLLSAMPEPFVGATGTPVAPIAVL; this is translated from the coding sequence ATGTCATCGCCCACGGAGTTCGCCGCGTTCACCGAGATCGCCAAGCGCGTGAACAACTGGGGCCGTTGGGGGCCGGACGACGAGATCGGCACCCTCAACCTGATCACCGACGAGGTCGTACGGGAGGCCGCCGCCTCGGTCCGTTCCGGGCGCCGTGTGCCGCTGGCGCTGCCCCTGCAACAGGACGGTGTGCAGACGGGGATGATGCCGGGCCGGGTGAACCCGCTGCACGCGATGGTGCAGATCAACCAGGAGATCTTCGGTCCGGGCACGGTGGCGTGCAGCGACGACGCGGTGACCATGGGGCTCCAGTCGGCGACCCACTGGGACGCGCTCACCCATGTCTCGCACTCGGGCCGGATCTACAACGGCCGCCCGGCGGACACCATCACCCCGCACGGCGGCGCGGCCTTCGCCGGTATCGACAAGGCCCGGCACATCGTCTCGCGCGGGGTGCTCCTGGACATCCCGCGCGCCCTGGGCCTGGCCGACGACCGGCTGCCCGGCAGCCATGCCGTCACCCCCGAAGACCTGGACGCGGCCGAGGAGTTGGCGGGCACCCGGGTCCGGGCGGGCGACATCGTCCTGGTCCGCACCGGGCAGATCCGGGCGTACCTGGCCGGGGACAAGCACGCGTACGCGTTCCCGTCGCCGGGGCTTTCGCTGCGTACGCCGGAGTGGTTCCACGCGCGGGATGTCGCGGCGGTCGCCAATGACACCCTGACGTTCGAGATCTTCCCGCCGGAGGTCGAGGATCTGTGGCTGCCGGTGCACGCGCTCGATCTGGTCGAGATGGGGATGCCGCAGGGGCAGAACTGGAATCTCGAAGAGTTGTCCACAGCCTGTGGACAAGCTGGGCGGTACGACTTCCTGCTCTCGGCGATGCCCGAGCCGTTCGTCGGCGCGACGGGCACGCCGGTGGCGCCGATCGCCGTCCTGTAG
- a CDS encoding ATP-binding protein, translating into MQLEIRPDPAEVGRARRWARSRLAGSGIGGDEPLAETLILLVSELVTNAVVHTGRPAVLRLLLSGLRDGVIGKVRLEVADTSACPPAPRCADGDETGGRGLALVEVLADRWGWSYEGVGKRIWCELDRVVPGSSGAASGVGASGRGGGGVVTPAVYPACSAVTGVAAVTREGLAVREGLAYEVV; encoded by the coding sequence GTGCAGCTGGAGATCCGGCCCGACCCCGCAGAGGTGGGTCGTGCACGGAGATGGGCCCGTTCACGGCTCGCCGGGTCCGGGATAGGGGGCGACGAGCCGCTCGCCGAGACGCTGATCCTCCTCGTCTCCGAGCTGGTCACCAACGCGGTCGTGCACACCGGCCGGCCCGCCGTGCTGCGGCTGTTGCTGTCCGGGCTGCGGGACGGGGTGATCGGGAAGGTCCGCCTGGAGGTCGCCGACACCAGTGCGTGTCCGCCGGCGCCGCGCTGTGCCGACGGCGACGAGACGGGCGGGCGGGGTCTCGCCCTCGTCGAGGTCCTCGCGGATCGCTGGGGCTGGTCCTACGAGGGCGTCGGCAAACGGATCTGGTGCGAGCTGGACCGGGTGGTGCCGGGGTCTTCGGGGGCGGCGAGCGGTGTCGGTGCCTCGGGGAGGGGCGGCGGCGGGGTCGTGACTCCCGCGGTCTACCCGGCGTGCAGCGCGGTGACGGGCGTCGCGGCGGTGACCCGGGAGGGGTTGGCCGTGCGCGAGGGGTTGGCGTACGAGGTGGTGTAG